The Rhabdothermincola salaria genome segment GTGGTTGCTGTCGTGGACGGCGGGCTACATCGCCTCGCCCACCGCGATCCAGGCCGATCCGGAGGGCTGGGCGTCGAACCCCGTCGGCGCCGGTCCGTTCGTGCTCGACGAGTTCGCCGCCAACGAGGTGCTGTCGGTCAACGCCAACGAGGACTACTGGAACGGCCGTCCGAACCTCGACCAGGTTCGCTTCACCCTGCTCCAGGGTGCCCAGCCGACGGCGGACGCCATCCTCGCGGGTGACTTCCAGGCCGGCTTCGTGCGCGACCCGGAGCCCGTTCGTGAGCTGATCGACGCCGGCTACCCCGGCTATCTGGTGTTGAACAACAGCGGCGAGATCATCTTGTTGAACAACGGGTCTCGCGGTCAGACCGATCGCCCGACCGCCGATCCCCGCGTCCGCCTCGCTGTTCGTCACGCTGTCGACTCCGAGGCGTACAACGAGCGTGGCTACAACGGCCAGGGCTTCCCGGCGTACACGGTGATGGGTCCCTCGTCGCAGTGGAGCACCGAGTCGTCGATCGAGCCGAACCCCGAAGAGGCTCAGCGCCTCGTCGAAGAGGTGAAGGCCGAGGACGGCTGGGACGGCAGCCTCAGCATCATCACCACCGTCGGCTCCGAGGACCGGGCGCTGAGCACCCAGGCCTCGCTGAACGCCGTGGGGATGGACGTGGAGGTGGACGTCGTCCCGACCGTCTCGGACATGTTGAACCGGGTGTTCGTCGATGCCAACTTCGACATGATCCTGTGGGGCATGAGCGTCGACGACGCCGAGCCCTGGGTGGCGATGTACCGGGACCTGTCGAGTGAGAGCGCCACCAACCCGAGCGGCTACGCCAGCGCCGAGATGGACGCGCTGCTCACCGAGCTGCGCGCCGCCAGCGACGAGGCCGAGACCCAGGAGGTCCTCGACGAGGTCCAGGCGTTGTGGGATGTGGACCAGCCGGCAGTGAACCTGTCGCAGCAGCCCGACCTCATCGCGTGGGCTCCTGACGTGTACGGCATGGTGCCGACCGTCGCGTCGATGGTCCTGCTCGACCAGGCGTTCATCGCCGACTGATCGCTTCGCCCCCTGAGCGGGGCTGAGCAGATCTCGAGTGCAGGGGCCCGACCACCTCGGGCCCCTGCACTCGCGTCGAGGGGCGGTGGGAGGTGGCAACCGGACCGGGGCCCTGTGCGTCGGTGGCTAGAGTTGCGACCACGTGCGGTGGTCGGGTTGGAGCGGCGAGTGAAGCGGATGTTCGATGTGGTCGTGGCGGCGACCGCGCTGGTGGTGCTCTGGCCGGTTGTGGCCGTCGTGGCCGTGCTGGTGCGCCTGCGGCTGGGTTCGCCGGTGCTGTTTCGCCAGCGGCGCCTCGGCCGCATGGGCCGCCCGTTCGAGCTGGTGAAGTTCCGCACCATGACCGACGCTCGGGGCCCCGACGGGTCCCTGTTGCCCGATGCCGAGCGCCTGACCGGTCTCGGCCGGGTGCTGCGTCGCACGTCGTTGGACGAGCTGCCCGAGCTGGTGAACGTGCTGCGCGGTGAGATGAGCCTGGTGGGCCCTCGTCCGTTGCCGGAGCGCTATCTCGAGCGGTACAGCCCCGAGGAGCGCCGCCGCCACCTGGTCCGTCCTGGCATCACCGGCTGGGCCCAGGTGCAGGGCCGCAACGCCCTCGACTGGAACGAGCGCCTGGCGGCAGACGTCTGGTACGTCGACAACCGGTCGTTCCGCCTGGACCTGAAGATCCTGGCCCGCACCGTGGCCGTGGTTCTGCACGGTGGTGGGGTGAGCGCCCCGGACCATGCGACCATGGCCGAGCTCACCCCCCATGAGCAGCGCCGGGCGACGAGGATGGAACCGTGAGCCGCATCTACCTGTCCGCCCCCGACGTGCGGGGCCCTGAGCGAGAGATGGTGCTGGCCGCCATCGACTCCAACTGGTGTGCCCCGATCGGCCCGGACCTCGACGCCTTCGAAGCCGAGGTGGCCGAGCTCTCGGGCCGCCGCTTCGGGGTGGCCCTCGCCTCCGGCACCGCTGCGCTGCATCTGGCCCTGTTGGAGCTCGGGGTGAAGGCCGGCGACGAGGTCCTGGTGTCCACCTTCACCTTCGTCGCCTCGGCCGCGGCGGTCACGTACTGCGGGGCGACCCCGGTGTTCATCGACAGCGAGTCCGAGAGCTGGAACATGTCCCCGGAGCTGCTGGCCGAGGAGCTGGCCGATCGCCGCCGGGCGGGCCGTCCGATGCCGGCGGCGGCGATGGTGGTGGACCTCTACGGCCAGTGCGCCGACTACGACCGCATCGTGCCGATCCTGGCCGAGTACGAGGTGCCGCTCATCGAGGACGCGGCCGAGGCGATCGGGGCGGCGCTGGGGGAGCGGCCGGCCGGTTCGTTCGGTGAGGCCGCGGTGTTCTCGTTCAACGGCAACAAGCTGATCACCTCGTCGGGCGGCGGGATGCTGGTCACCGACGACGAGCACATGGCGCACCGGGTGCGCCACCTGGCCACTCAGGCCCGTGAGCGGGCCCCGCACTACGAGCACGTCGAGGTGGGCTTCAACTACCGCCTGTCCAATCTGTTGGCCGCCTTCGGGCGGGGCCAGCTCGTCGGGTTGTCCGACCGGATCGCCCGTCGAGCGGAGATCCGGTCTCTGTACGTCGACGTGTTCGCCGACGTCGACGGTGTGGAGTTCAACCCGATCGTCGACGGCCGCACCGTGAACCACTGGCTGACGTGCATCACCGTGGATGCCGAGCGGGCGGGCTTCAGCGCCGAGGAGCTGCGTCTTCACCTCGAGGCCTCCGACATCGAGTCCCGACCGTTGTGGAAGCCCATGCACCTCCAGCCCGTGTTCGTCGAGGCGCCGGCTCGCCTCGATGGCACGAGCGACGCGCTGTTCGCCACGGGTCTCTGTCTGCCGAGCGGCAGCGGCATGGACGACACCGAGCTGCGCCCCGCGCTCGACCAGATCACGTCATTCCTCGAGGTCTCCGGCGCTTCCAGCCCGGCCCCGAGCATCGTCAGGAGCACCAGTTGAAGGTCGTCGTCACCGGAGGTGCTGGGTTCATCGGCGCCAACACCTGCCGGCTGCTGGCCGAGCACAACATCGAGGCGGTTGCTCTCGACGACCTCTCGTCGGGGTTCCGGTCGAACCTCGAGGGCATCGGTGCCACCCTCGTGGAGGGGTCGATCCTCGATGACACCGCCCTCGATGAGGTCCTCCCCGGGGCCGACGCCGTCATCCACCTGGCGGCTCGTCCGTCGGTACCCCGTTCGATCGCCGATCCGTGGAGTGCCCACGAGGTGAACGCCACCGGCACCGTGAAGGTGCTCGAGGCGGTGCGCCGTCACGATGTCGGCCAAGTGGTCGTGGCATCGTCGTCGTCGGTCTACGGCGCCAACCCCACCCTGCCCAAGCAAGAGGACCTCACCCTGCGCCCGGTGAGCCCCTACGCGGCATCGAAGCTGGCGACGGAGACCTACACCCTGGCCTGGGGCTCCAGCTACGGGATCAAGACCTTGGCCTTCCGCTTCTTCAACGTCTTCGGGCCCCTGCAGCCTGCCGGCCACGCCTACGCGGCGGTGGTTCCGGCCTTCGTCGACGCTGCTCTGGCCGGTCGGCCCCTACCGGTGAACGGCGACGGCAGCCAGAGCCGCGATTTCACGTTCGTTGACAGTGTGGCCAGTGTGCTCACTCGAGCGGTGACCGACCGGACCCATAGTCCGCTGCCGGTGAACCTGGCCTTCGGCACGCGCACCACGCTCCTCGAGCTCATCGGTGAGCTCGAGACGATCTTGGGCCATCCATTGGAACGGGAGCATCGTGAGCCTCGAGCCGGCGACGTGCCCCACTCCCAAGCCGACCAGACCCGGTTCCGTTCGCTGTTTCCGGACGTGGAACCGACGCCGCTGCCCGAGGCATTGGCTCGCACCGTCGCCTGGTTCCGCTCCACTGGCGCCGGGGCCGCTACGTGAGTGGCTCCCACGACCACGCACCGCCGCAGGTCTATGGTGACGAAGCTATGGCCGCACCCCAACCCGCAGCCGCGACCGATCCTCGCGAGCACATCGCCATCCTGTGGCGTCGCAAGTGGTGGATCCTGGCCTGTGTGGTCGTCGCCGTAGCCGCCGCACTGGCGTACTCGCTCACCCGCACGGAGCTCTACCGGTCCACTACCCAGGTGGCCATCAGCGGCACACCGTCGCTCACCGGAACGGTGACCCAGCCCCAGAGCGTTGCCGCCGAGGTGAACTTGGCCGACAGCGCCGTGGTGCGCTCGGTGGCCCGGGAACAGGTGGGTGCGGGCCCGACCCTCTCGGTGAGCGGCGACAACACCACCGCCTCGCTCACGTTCACGGCGGTGAGCGATGATGCCACGGTCGCCGCCGAGGCGGCCGACGCCTACGCCGCTGCCTTCATCGCCGAGCGTCAGTCGCAGAGCCTGGCCGAGTACGAGGCCGCCAGTGCAGTACTGCAGGGCCAGCTCAACGACGTCGATGCTCAGATCGCCGAGGTCAACCAGCGCGAAGCCGAGGCGCTCGTGGGGGTGCTCGACCCCTTGGCTCGCGTGGCCATCGAGGCTGACTTCCAGGAAGAGCGCCAACCTCTGGAGGACGCCCGGGGCAGGTATCGGACTCTGCTCGACAACCTGAGCATCAACCTCGGGCTGGCCCAGAGCGGTGGGGTCCGAGTGACCGATCCCGCCACTGTCCCCTCGTCGCCGTTCTCGCCCGACATCGTCCGCAACGTGCTGCTGGCCGCCATCCTCGGTCTGGTGGCCGGCGTCGGCCTCGCCTACCTCCTCCAGTACCTCGACACCCGTCTGCGCACCGACCAGGAGCTCGAAGACGTCAGCGGCCTGCCAACGCTTACCGTGGTGCCCCTCTACGGCAGCCGGAAGCACCGGAAGAAGGGGGCCGCTACGCTCGACGAGGCCGGGGTGGTGTCCCTCGTGCAGCCCCGCTCGGACGTCGCCGAGGCATACCGCCGGCTGCGCACCTCGGTGCAGTTCCTGAGCATCGATCGGCCGCTGAAGACCCTGCAGGTCACGAGCCCGGGCCAGGGCGACGGCAAGACCACCACCGCCACCAACCTCGCCGTCACCGCAGCCCGGGCCGGTCAGCGAGTCGTGCTGATGGACTGCGATTTGCGCCGACCCCGGCTGCACGAGTGCTTCTCGCTCGCCAACGACACCGGTGTCACCACGGTGCTCACCGGCCAGTCGTCGCTCACTGAGGCCGTGCGACGGCTGCCGGATCTGCCCGGCCTGGTGATCCTGCCGACGGGCCCGGTGCCGCCGGACCCGGCCGAGTTGCTCGGCTCGGGACGGATGTCGGAGCTCATCGACCGGCTGGCCGAGTCGGCCGATCTGGTGATCATCGACACGCCGCCGGTGTTGGCGGTCTCGGATCCGCTGATCATGGCCGCACGTTCCGATGCGCTCTTGATGGTGGCGTCGGCCAGCCGCACGGACCGCCGCCAACTGGCGCGGGCCCTGGCCCAGCTCCGCCAGGTCGACGCCCCGCTCATCGGCACCGTCCTGAACCGCTTCGAGCCCGGACGCGTCTCTGGCTACGGGGGCTACGGCTATGGGTACGGCTATGGCCACTACCAGTCCGACGCGCCGGTGAGGAACGGAGCGCGACCCGACATGGCCGGCGACCCGTTCGGGCCAGGTGTCACAACCGCCGGCACTGCAGCCAGTGCGGATCCTGACCAGGATCCGCCGGCCTCCCGTCGTTCCCGCTTGATGCGACGCTGACTATGAATGCGGCGGCCGGCGGGCCGGGTGTGCCCCGGATCCTTTATCTCATCACCGACCCCATCAGCACCCGCCTGTTGAAGGGCCAGTTGGCCTACCTGCGCGACCACGGCTTCGACGTGGAACTGGCGTCGGCTCCCGGCGCCGACCTCCACGCCTTCGGGGCATCGGAGGGCGTGGTTGCGCACGAGCTGCCCTTCGTGCGCGAGCCCTCCCCCTGGAAGGACATGCGAGCCCTGGTGGCCACGGTGCGGCTGATCCGCCGGCGCCGGCCGCAGGTGGTGAGTGCTTCGACGCCCAAGGCGGGCCTGCTGGGCACGGTGGCGGCGTGGCTGTGCAGGGTGGGGGTGCGGGTGTATGTGGTGCGGGGCCTGCGCTTCGAGACCCTCACTGGCCGTCGGCGCACGCTCTTCAAGGCGCTGGAGCGCCTGGCCGTCCGGTGCTCGACACAGACGCTGTTCAACAGTCGGAGCCTGCGGGCCTTGGCCGAGTACGAGGGGATCATCGCCCCGGGTCGCGGGATCGTGCTGGGAGCGGGGTCCGGCAACGGGGTAGACGTGGAGCGCTTCGCCAATCTGCCCGACAAGTCCGTGGTGCGGGCTGAGCTGGGCCTGCCGGACAACGCCTTTGTGGTCGGGTTCGTGGGACGCCTGGTGCGCGACAAGGGCTTCGTGGACCTCATCGAGGCTTTCGATATTGCGGCCCGGGTTCGGGAGGACATGCGCCTGCTGGTGGTGGGGGACTACGAACCGGGCGACCCGGTCGACGAGGCGACGCGGGTTCGGGTGGCGGCGGATATGCGGATCCTGCACGTCGGTTGGGTGGACGAGCCCGACCAGATGTACGCGGCCATGGACGTGTTGGCGTTCCCGTCGTTTCGGGAGGGGTTGCCCAATGCGCCTCTTGAGGCTCAAGCCGCTGGTGTCCCGGTCGTGGGGTATACGGCCACGGGGACGGTGGACGCGGTCTCGCCAGCGCCCTGCAGTCGTCTAGTTCAAATAGGAGACGTTCAGGCTCTAGCTACTGCGCTAGTTGCAGCGGCCAACTGTCCCGTCGCCGGTTCAAGCTCGTCATCGTGGGTGCGCGATCGCTTCGATCGCAGGCAAGTTCACTCGACGCTCCGAGATCACTTCGGACTCTGGCAGGGCGCCGTCGATGAGAAGTTTGCTGTGGGCATCCCCCGCTATAGCGGGGACACTCCGTGAATATCCGTGTCAGTTGGTCCGGGATCGGCTTCATCGCGCTGACCGCGACCACTGTTCTCATACTCGCCGAGCCCTTCGTGCGTCTCGCCCTGTTCTCCATTCTTGTAGTCCTTCTGCTCTGGCACGTTCTGATTCCTCGAGCGACACTCCGCAGCCTCAGCGATGCTGAGCGCCAGGTACTAAGAGCCTTCCTGATCTTGAAAGGTGCGGCCGCTGTCGGGGCCTACGTGATCGGCTCAAACGCAGAAGCGCTCTTCAGTAGCGGTTGGGACAGTCAGGGTTATCACAATCGTGCTGTGCAGATCTCGGCCGAGCTGGAGCTGACTGGAATCGCCACGAGTCAGCGCAGTGTGCCTGGTACTGGTGCCGTTGAGCTAAGTCTAGGCCATTTCTACCGGAGCCTCGGCGCTGATTCGCTTCTGATCGTGTCAGTCGCCGCCAGCTTCGTATCAGCCGTGGGCCTTGTCCTCTTCTGGATCTCGACACGCGAGGTCGTGCGAGACTCCTGGCGACGGTGGTACGCATTGATTCTGTTCTTTGCTCCAACCACGATCTACTGGAGTTCAGGATTCGGCAAAGAGCCACTAGTTCTCTTGGGTATTGGCTCGTTCGTTGCGTCAGTAGCACTGTGGCGCCGGGGCCGTAAGCCAGTGAGAGCGCTTCTGTACATCGCTGTCTTCGTCCTCACCGTAGGCATGATTCGTCCCCACATCGGAATGGTCGCGGTGGGTGCGCTCCTATTGCCGCTCCTCTTTGCACATGGAAGGGAGATAGCGCCGGTGCGTCGAGCGGTTGGCTTGCTCCTCGGTGCCGGAGTACTGCTCGCGTTGATTCCGCTCACTTCGTCACTTCTAAATGTTGAAGAGGGTGCGAGTCTGTATGACGCCGCAGTGGACCGAGCCGAGGCAACGTCGGAGGGACTCGGCGACGCCAGTTACGAGGCTCAACCCGTCAACTCATTTGGCTCCCTCCCTTCGGCTGTACTGACCACGCTCTTCCGCCCCTATCTCTGGGAGGCTCGTAGCGTATTTCAGCTGCTGACAGCCGCCGAGGCAGCCGCGGCCCTTGTGCTTGGTGTCTACGGCCTGGCGAAGGGCGGATTCTCTCGGCTGTATCGGCAGCGAGGGTTTTGGACACTCTATTCGTCCGGATACATTCTCGCTTTCAGTAGCGTTGTCGTGACTTATGGCAACTTCGGACTGTTGGCGCGTCAACGAATGCAGGTCTGGCCCTTTATGTCGCTCCTGCTGGTCTTGGCCCTGCAGGAAGCGTCTTCGAATCGCTTACCGAAGGCCTCGCCACGATCGACACCACATGACACCAAGTCGTCATGGACCCGCTGATGAATCCAGCCGCCGGTCGCCGCGTGTCGCGCAGGCGATCTGTGCAGTCTGAGGGTGCCGTTG includes the following:
- a CDS encoding ABC transporter substrate-binding protein, which translates into the protein MERANGTARARWLRALGLVVFTLLVATSCASSGDDSSADGDGGGALLEEGLTSGLVNVEEAPEPQQGGTLTMGMFSPVRSLDPAVITGSGTAGGIELAALYDVLMRFDREADEYVPQLAESLTPNDDFTEWTLKLRPEVTFTDGTPLDAEAVVFNLQRHVDEQNRTGALLNGITFEATDAQTVTFTLDDPWAGFPWLLSWTAGYIASPTAIQADPEGWASNPVGAGPFVLDEFAANEVLSVNANEDYWNGRPNLDQVRFTLLQGAQPTADAILAGDFQAGFVRDPEPVRELIDAGYPGYLVLNNSGEIILLNNGSRGQTDRPTADPRVRLAVRHAVDSEAYNERGYNGQGFPAYTVMGPSSQWSTESSIEPNPEEAQRLVEEVKAEDGWDGSLSIITTVGSEDRALSTQASLNAVGMDVEVDVVPTVSDMLNRVFVDANFDMILWGMSVDDAEPWVAMYRDLSSESATNPSGYASAEMDALLTELRAASDEAETQEVLDEVQALWDVDQPAVNLSQQPDLIAWAPDVYGMVPTVASMVLLDQAFIAD
- a CDS encoding DegT/DnrJ/EryC1/StrS family aminotransferase, whose translation is MSRIYLSAPDVRGPEREMVLAAIDSNWCAPIGPDLDAFEAEVAELSGRRFGVALASGTAALHLALLELGVKAGDEVLVSTFTFVASAAAVTYCGATPVFIDSESESWNMSPELLAEELADRRRAGRPMPAAAMVVDLYGQCADYDRIVPILAEYEVPLIEDAAEAIGAALGERPAGSFGEAAVFSFNGNKLITSSGGGMLVTDDEHMAHRVRHLATQARERAPHYEHVEVGFNYRLSNLLAAFGRGQLVGLSDRIARRAEIRSLYVDVFADVDGVEFNPIVDGRTVNHWLTCITVDAERAGFSAEELRLHLEASDIESRPLWKPMHLQPVFVEAPARLDGTSDALFATGLCLPSGSGMDDTELRPALDQITSFLEVSGASSPAPSIVRSTS
- a CDS encoding polysaccharide biosynthesis tyrosine autokinase; this translates as MAAPQPAAATDPREHIAILWRRKWWILACVVVAVAAALAYSLTRTELYRSTTQVAISGTPSLTGTVTQPQSVAAEVNLADSAVVRSVAREQVGAGPTLSVSGDNTTASLTFTAVSDDATVAAEAADAYAAAFIAERQSQSLAEYEAASAVLQGQLNDVDAQIAEVNQREAEALVGVLDPLARVAIEADFQEERQPLEDARGRYRTLLDNLSINLGLAQSGGVRVTDPATVPSSPFSPDIVRNVLLAAILGLVAGVGLAYLLQYLDTRLRTDQELEDVSGLPTLTVVPLYGSRKHRKKGAATLDEAGVVSLVQPRSDVAEAYRRLRTSVQFLSIDRPLKTLQVTSPGQGDGKTTTATNLAVTAARAGQRVVLMDCDLRRPRLHECFSLANDTGVTTVLTGQSSLTEAVRRLPDLPGLVILPTGPVPPDPAELLGSGRMSELIDRLAESADLVIIDTPPVLAVSDPLIMAARSDALLMVASASRTDRRQLARALAQLRQVDAPLIGTVLNRFEPGRVSGYGGYGYGYGYGHYQSDAPVRNGARPDMAGDPFGPGVTTAGTAASADPDQDPPASRRSRLMRR
- a CDS encoding sugar transferase, yielding MFDVVVAATALVVLWPVVAVVAVLVRLRLGSPVLFRQRRLGRMGRPFELVKFRTMTDARGPDGSLLPDAERLTGLGRVLRRTSLDELPELVNVLRGEMSLVGPRPLPERYLERYSPEERRRHLVRPGITGWAQVQGRNALDWNERLAADVWYVDNRSFRLDLKILARTVAVVLHGGGVSAPDHATMAELTPHEQRRATRMEP
- a CDS encoding glycosyltransferase is translated as MNAAAGGPGVPRILYLITDPISTRLLKGQLAYLRDHGFDVELASAPGADLHAFGASEGVVAHELPFVREPSPWKDMRALVATVRLIRRRRPQVVSASTPKAGLLGTVAAWLCRVGVRVYVVRGLRFETLTGRRRTLFKALERLAVRCSTQTLFNSRSLRALAEYEGIIAPGRGIVLGAGSGNGVDVERFANLPDKSVVRAELGLPDNAFVVGFVGRLVRDKGFVDLIEAFDIAARVREDMRLLVVGDYEPGDPVDEATRVRVAADMRILHVGWVDEPDQMYAAMDVLAFPSFREGLPNAPLEAQAAGVPVVGYTATGTVDAVSPAPCSRLVQIGDVQALATALVAAANCPVAGSSSSSWVRDRFDRRQVHSTLRDHFGLWQGAVDEKFAVGIPRYSGDTP
- a CDS encoding NAD-dependent epimerase/dehydratase family protein, with protein sequence MKVVVTGGAGFIGANTCRLLAEHNIEAVALDDLSSGFRSNLEGIGATLVEGSILDDTALDEVLPGADAVIHLAARPSVPRSIADPWSAHEVNATGTVKVLEAVRRHDVGQVVVASSSSVYGANPTLPKQEDLTLRPVSPYAASKLATETYTLAWGSSYGIKTLAFRFFNVFGPLQPAGHAYAAVVPAFVDAALAGRPLPVNGDGSQSRDFTFVDSVASVLTRAVTDRTHSPLPVNLAFGTRTTLLELIGELETILGHPLEREHREPRAGDVPHSQADQTRFRSLFPDVEPTPLPEALARTVAWFRSTGAGAAT